The sequence TCGGATATGATCGAGAGGCCGAATTTCTTGATCAGGGGCGTCCCGGCCTCGATGATCAGGTGGTCGTTCTGGGGCAGCTCTTCAAGAACCCTGCGCATGTGGTTCCTGTCGACGAGGTCCATCGCAACCTGCAGGTACGGCGGGTTCCAGAGCCGCTGCACCTTGAACCCCATGACCGCATGGGCGGCCCGGTCTTTCTCGTGCATGAGCGTATCGATGTCCGGGAACCGGTCAAGAGCCCGGCGGAGAGCGAGTTTCATCGCCCCGTAGTTGAACCGGTAGATCTTGTTGTAGTCCTCGGCGGTGGGGTGGACAAAGACGCTTGCCATGATCACAGTGTCTTCGATATCAATCCCCTCAAAGACGCCCTCCTCGACCGAGTCGGCGACGGCTTTGGCCACCGCTGCCTGGACCGGCCCGAAGATCTGGTTTACCTGGTACTCCTTCTTCAGGGTGACCTTCGGGATGACGAGCGTCGAGGGCTTCGTCGGCAGGTTCGGCCTGATGACCGCGAGCAGGGGCGTGTGACCCTTCGAGAGCTGCGAGAGCGAGTTTGCAAACGCCTGCCCTACCGCTCCCTCTTTGTTTCCCAATATCAGATCTATGTGCGCAAGTTCTGCGCCGTCTCCAACCAATGCTTCACCGATGAGATACATATGAATGCCCTCAGATACTGCACAAATATAGGTCAGACATCTATTAAAGATCTCCCGGATCGCCCCGTAATGGCGCTCGCGGCAGAGGTTTTTTGAGGAGAACAGGAAATCCCGGGGTCCGGTGCCGCAAGTTCTTCCGGCAGGGCGGGTCCCCGGACGGAGAAAGGTATTTTCGGTCCCGGAGTATGGTCACGCTCACCATGTCAGAACTCTTTGTTCTCCAGACGCCGCTTGCCGAACTCATCCTCAGGGCAGCCGTGATCTATTTCTTTCTCCTGATCGTCATGCGGGTCATCGGCAGGCACGAGTTCGGGCAGCTGACCCCGTTCGACCTCATCCTCCTGCTCATCATATCTGAGAGCATCTCAGAGGCGCTCAACGCAGGCGACAGTTCACTCCTCGCAGGATTGGTCAGCGCATCGACGCTCCTCGGCCTGAACGTCCTCCTCTCCGTCGCGCAGTACAGGAGCCCGCAGATCCGCAGGATCATCTCCCCGGGTGCGCTCATGATTATCCAGGACGGCAGGATCATCGAGGAGAGCCTCCGGAGGGAACTGATGACCCGCGACGACCTCATCGAGCGGCTCCGCGCAAAGGGCATCGACGGGGTTGACGAGGTGCGGGTGGCCTACATCGAGAGCGACGGCGATATATCCGCGCTCCCCTGCCGGGAGAGCGATCTGCGCCGGATCAGGCAGGCGGCGGCTGCCGAAGAAGAGATGAAGAACACCGTATACCCAGGTAGAAACAGAGAATGTGGGGTCGGTGAGATTTGAACTCACGATCGACGGGTCTCTCCGACATGCATCAGTGCTCCAACGGGTCATCATCCATCAATCAGGAGACCCATTGTTCATCACGTGCAAAGACCGCTGGAGCCCGTCGCCATTCCGGGCTTGGCCACGACCCCCGCTCTCTATACAGTTGACGCCATGTGACATAAGGATTGTGCTGGAAGAAACCAGTAATCATATATCGGTAATATATCCCATTTATATAGAATGGTAGAGGGCAGTTACGCGTGTGGGAGCTCGCAAAAACCCCTGATCGGCATCACCATCGGCGAGATGCTGAACCGAATAGCAGCAGCGCATCCGGACAGCGATGCGCTTATCTCCATCCACCAGGGTATCAGGTGGACGTATGCAGAGTTTCTTCGCGAGGTCAACACCCTGGCGCGCGCTCTCATGGCGATCGACGTGGAGCGCGGGGACCGGGTCGCGATATGGGCGCTGAACTACGCGGAGTGGATACTGGTCCAGTTCGCCACCGCCAAGATCGGCGCCATCATGGTGAACATCAACCCGGCGTACCGGACGTATGAGTTTGAGTACGCTCTCAAGCAGTCCGAAGTCCAGACGCTCATCCTCCAGGGGCGGTTCAAGACGTCGGACTACGTCGGGATGTTCTACGAGTCCTGCCCTGAGGCGTTCGAGGCAAAACCAGGCCGGATCAACTGCGACAAGTTCCCGTTCTTGAAGAACGTCGTCTTCCTCGGCGACATCCCCTACAACGGCATGTACACCTGGGACGACCTTCTCGCAAAGGCCGCGCTCATCAGCCCAGACGAGCTCCGGGAACGGGAGGAGTCGCTCGACTTTGACGACGCGGTCAATATCCAGTACACGAGCGGGACCACCGGGTTCCCGAAAGGAGTCGTCCTGACCCACCACAACATCTTAAACAACGGCGCAATCATCGGCGACGGGATGAAGTTCACCCATAAGGACCGGCTCTGCATCCCGGTGCCGTTCTACCATTGTTTCGGGATGGTCCTCTCGAACATGGCCTGCGTCACCCACGGCGCCGCGATGATCCTGCCCTCGCCGGTCTTCAACGCCGAAGCGGTCCTGCGCGCCGTGCAGGACGAGCGGTGCACGGCGCTCCACGGCGTGCCCACCATGTTCATCGCTGAACTCTGTCACCCGGATTTCTCGAAGTACCGGCTTGATACCCTCCGCACCGGAATCATGGCCGGGTCGCCCTGCCCGACCGAGGTGATGCGGGAGGTCAACCGGGAGATGCATATGTCTGATATCGTGATCGTCTACGGGCAGACGGAGACCTCTCCCGGCGTAACCATGACGACAATCGACGATCCGCTGGAGCTGCGTGTCTCCACCGTCGGGAGGCCGTTCCCCCACACCGAGATCAAGATCGTCGACCCGAACACGAAGCGGATCGTCCCCCGCGGTGAGACCGGCGAGATCTGCGCCCGCGGCTACTGCGTGATGCGGTGCTACTACAACAACCCGAACGCCACCCGGGCGACGATCGACGAGAACGGCTGGAACCATACCGGTGACCTCGGGGTGATGGACGAGGAGGATTACGTCAAGATCGTCGGGCGCCTGAAGGATATGGTGATCCGCGGCGGTGAGAACATCTACCCGCGCGAGATCGAGGAGTTCCTCCACAACCACCCAAAGATTGCCGACGCCTACGTGATCGGCGTGCCCGACAAGAAGTACGGCGAGGAGCTGATGGCCTGGATCAAGACCGAGAATGGAGCAGAACTGACCGAAGCGGCGGTGAAGGAGTTCTGCCGCGGCCGGATTGCGCATTTCAAGATCCCGCGGTACGTGAAGTTCGTCGATGAGTTCCCGATGACGGTCTCAGGTAAGATCATGAAGTTCAAGATGCGCGAGATGGCCATCGAGGAGCTCGGCCTCGAGACCGAGTCAAAGATCGAGACCGCGTAACTTTTTTTTGGTCCGGGAAGCGTGGGTCTGCGCTACGACCGGTCCCGGTGGTGAGGATCGGTATGGTGGCATTTTGATAAATTCATTTTTATAGTCCAACTCTTATTCTCACCGGGGAAGAAGAATGAAACACGTGTTCCTTCTTGTATGCATCCTCATCCTCACGCTCACGGTGGGCGTGAGCGGGGCGCCGGTGCAGGTGACGACCGACCGGAGTGACCAGATTGCCCCCGCCATCGACGGCGACCGGATCGTATGGGTCGACGGGCGGGACGGCGGCGCTGATATCTACCTCTACGATATTGTGGGGGCTACGGAGACCCGGATCACCAACGGAACCGCCGTCGCGCTCTGGCCTGATATCTCAGGGAACCGTATCGTCTGGCAGGATAACCGGTCGGGGGCCCCGGATATCTGGCTCTATGATACGGCGACCGGGAATGAGACCCGGATCACGGACGCCCCCGGCGGCCAGGTCGTGCCGGCGATCGACGGCGATACGGTCGTCTGGCTTGACAACCGGGCCGGCCCTGCTGGTGGCATCTACGCCATGAACCTGACGACCCGGACGGCGGTGCGGGTCTCCTCCGGCCCGGTGCAGGGGAATCCCCTGATCGTCTCTCCCGATGTCTCAGGCGGAACGATCGTCTGGGCGGACGGGAGCGGCGGGAACTACACCGTCTTTGCCGTCCGGGATGCTGCAGAGCCGGTAGCGCTCGCGAACGACAGCGCATTGCAGGGCTTCCCGGCGGTCGCGAGCGACCGGGTCGTCTGGTCTGAGATCCGGAACGGGTCGGCATCGCTCGTCGTCCACAACCTCACCACCGGCGAGGAGGAGCGGGTTTGGGGCAGGCCGCCGGGAATGGCTGTCTACCCTGACATCGCGGGGGACCTGGTCGTCTGGCAGAATGCTACGGGCCAGGATACCGATGACATCTACCTGCTCGACCTTGCCGCAGAAAAGACCCTGCAGGTCACCGACGATGACGCACTCCAGCTCCTCCCGCGGGTATCCGGCAGCCGGGTCGTCTGGATGGATAACCGGTCGGGAGACTGGGATATCTACCTCCTCACCGCCGGGAACGCAACTCAGTATACCTTCGGCATGGAGCAGAACGGCCAGAACGTCACCGTCCCGGTGAAGAGCGAGGTTGTCGTCAACCTTGCCGAGAACCCGACCACCGGCTACTCCTGGAACGCCACGGTATCGCCGGGGCTCACCATCACTAAAGACCGCTACCTGCAGAACGCGACCGCAGAGGGGATGCTCGGTGCCGGCGGGACCCACACCTGGACGCTCGTGCCTGAAGCGTCCGGGGTGTTTACGTTCTCGGCTGTCTACCGGCGGCCCTGGGAGAACCTGACCGGGACTGAGGAGCGGTTTGATCTCACTATAACGGCCGTGAACGAAACGGTGTAGGAGAAAAATAGGGAGTTCAGGCTTCGCGAGCCCGCCCGACCAGCGCCTGCGCCGCCGCGGCGGCCTCCCTGACGATCTCCTCCTCGCCCGGCACCGTCCGCTCGTGCATCAGGACCCTGCCCTGGCAGAGGACGGTCATGACCGCGCCGCCGTTGCAGGCGTAGACGGTGTTTGAGTCGGTGTTGTGGAGTGGGATGTTGCAGGCCGCCCTGGCGTCGAGGAGGACGATATCGGCAGGCGCGCCCGCAGTCAGGGTCCCGGGACCGGTGCCGAGGGCCCGGGCGCCCGCGCTCGTCGCCATCGCGACCGCCTCGCCTGCGGGGAGCAGGGTCTGGGAGTTCCAGGCGAACTTCTGCAGGAGGGCGGCGAACTTCATCTCCTCCAGAAGGTCGAGGCTGTTGTTCGAGGCGCACCCGTCGGTCCCGAGGCAGACGTTCGCCCCGGAGGCTTTCAGCCAGTGGTAGGGCATGGCCCGGTTGACGGCGAGTTTCATGTTGCTTGCCGGGTTGTGGGAGGCGGAGACGCCCCGTTCGCCGAGGAGCCGGCACTCGGCCTCGTCGAGCCAGCAGCAGTGCGCCGCGACCGTCCGGGGGGTGAGGCACCCGCACTCGTCGAGGTGGACCGCGGGGCGTTTTCCGAACTCCGCGACGCAGTCGGTGACCTCTTTCTCGGTCTCGGAGAGATGGACGTGGACGGCGATCCCCTGCTCCTCCGCGAACTCGGCGCACCAGGAGAGGCCCTCGGGGGAGACCGTGTAGACCGAGTGAGGGCCGACGGCTGCCTGGATGCGGGGGTTTTTCCGCGCTTTCACGTGGGCGACGAGGGCTTCGGTCGCCTTGATCTCGGCCGCCCGCTTCTCCTCCATCCCGAGGTCGATGAACCCGTAGGCGAGGGTCGCCCGGAGGCCCATCTCGTCGACGGCGTCCGCCGCCCGCTCCATGAAGAAGTACATGTCGTTGAACGCGACCGTGCCGCTTTTGATCATCTCAAGGCACGCTAGTTTCGTTCCCCAATAGACGTCGTCGCCGGAGAGATGGGCCTCAAGCGGCCATATCTTCTCGGAAAGCCACTCTGCGAGCGGCATGTCGTCGGCATACCCCCGGAGCAGGGTCATCGCGGCGTGGGTGTGGGTGTTGACCAGGCCCGGGATGGCGACCCGGTCCGAGCCGTCGATGATGATGTCGGCATCGATGGTTTTCCTGGCGTCCTTCCCTATGCCTGCGATCATGCCCTCCTCATCGATCGCGATATCCACGGTCGATCCATTGACGGTGACCCCGGCGATCAGCATCGATCCCCGGGCAGTAAAGATGTCGTTCATGCCAGTCGCTCCACAATCGTTGTCAGTATCTTCTCAGTCCTCCGGCAGTTTGCCCGGGAGGTCTCAAGGATATGTTCGTAGGTCAGGGTCTCCTCCCCGAGACCGTTTGCGTAGTTGTCCACGGTGCATATGGCGGCAAACCGCATCCCGAGTTCCCGGGCGAGCGTCGCCTCGCTTGCAACCGTCATGCCGACGACGTCGGCGGCCCGCGCAAGTGCCTTGACCTCGGCGACCGTCTCGATCCGCGGCCCCCTGGTCTGGGCGTAGACCCCGCCCATCCGGGCCTCAGGCACCAGTTCCCCGAGGGTGCGGACCAGGTCTGCGTCCAGTTCGGGCCTGATGTGGTCGATGGTGCATTCGTGGACTGACGGGATGTCGGTGACGCTGAGGTAGTCGTTTGGGATGACGATCGAGCCCGGCGGGATCTCGGGCTTCAGGGAGCCGGCCGAGCCGAACGCGACGACTGTATCCACCCCGAGTATGGCGAGCGCGGCGAGGCATGCCCTGTAGTTGATGCGGTGCGGGGGGAGGTTGTGCTGGTGGCGCAGGAGGAGCGCGAAGGCTCCCGTGTGGACCTCAGCCTTCCCGAACGGCGTCGCGACGGTCGTCTTTGCGAGCGGCGGCAGGTCGGCGAAGAGGAGGCTTGTGCCCCCGATGATCCCGAGCACTAGCCGCACCCCGCCCGGCGGTGCAGAGAATTCAATATAGCAGCATACGTTCGTCCGTGTGACATCCTGCTACAAGGTAGACGTCCAGCCAGAAAATCCCATCTGTTAGGCCGGTCCCATAGAGATATACCTCTCCGGCGACAACCGGAACGGTCATGGGCAGGTTTCAGATCGTCGGCGAGGACGCTATCCGGAGCGGGAAGTGCACTGATATCTACTTCGAGCGGGTTGCGGGCGTCCTTGAGGCTGATGATGTCAATCCTCACGTCACGATGGAGGTGACGGCTGCGGCGCTCCCGGACCCCTGGGGGGTCTTCTGCGGCCTTGATGATGTCATACGACTGCTTGAGGGGCTCCCGGTGGATGTGGATGCGATGCCGGAGGGCTCGGTCTTCTCCAGAAACGAGCCGGTCCTCAGGATTTCGGGGCGCTACCGGGATTTTGCGGTCTACGAGACCGCCATCCTCGGGTTCCTCTGTCACGCTTCAGGGGTGGCGTCGGCTGCGGCGCATATCCGGCTCGCCGCCCGGGACCGCCCGGTCTTCTCCTTCGGGTCGCGCCGCCAGCACCCGGCGATCGCCGCGATGATCGAGCGGGCGGCCTGGATCGGTGGGGTGGATGCTGCGAGCAACACCTGTGCGCCTGAGGGGATCCCGCTCGCCGGCACGATGCCGCACGCGTTTGTGATGTGCTACCCACAGCCGGAGGATGCCTGGCGGGCGTTTGCGCGGGAGGCTGGCCCGGAGGTGCCGCGGATCATGCTCTGCGACACCCTCTCGGACGAGAAGGTGGAGGCGGTCAGGGCGGCGGAGTGCGGGGCGACGGCGGTCCGGCTGGACACGCCGCGGTCCCGGCGGGGGGATATGCGGGCGATCATCGAGGAGGTGCGCTGGGAACTCGATGTCCACGGCTATTCGGACGTGAAGATCTTCCTCTCGGGCGGGCTTTCGCGCGAGGATGTCGTCGCCTACCGCGACGTCGCCGACGCCTTCGGCATCGGGGGCGCGATCGCAAACGCGCCGGTGATCGACTTCTCGCTGGACATCGTCGAGATCGAAGGGCGGCCGTATGCGAAGCGAGGGAAGCGGAGCGGCGTAAAGCAGGTCTATGCAACGGCCGGGGGCGGGCGCGTCACGCTCCCCCTCACCGCCCCGGCGCCTGAAGGTGCGACGGCGCTCCTCTCGCCCCATGTCAGGCAGGGCGCCATTGTGGCGCGCCCGAACATGGATGATGCGCGGGAGCGGGTGTTATCGCGGCTTTCGGGCCTTGCTCGCGAGGGATAGGGGAGCGGCCGGCAGCAATCCTTTTTATGGGATCACGATCAACAGTATAGGGTAACAGGGGCCGATAGATCAGGGGGAGATCGCTTCCTTGGCATGGAAGAGGCCGCGGGTTCAAATCCCGCTCGGTCCATCGTTTTTCTGAAAGTGTCGTTGCAGGCTTGAGTTCTGGAGACTGCGCCTTCTGACAACACGTTGATTCGACTGATGTTTCCCACACGGTTTACGGGAACCAGAGCTCGTTCATAAGGGGGCATCGGAAGCAGCCTTCCGGTGTTGATTGTTATGAAACCGAATGCGAGTCTCTCTGGGGGACGGAGCCAGAGGTTGGATCGGAGCGCAAGAAACATGAGCACCCTCTTACAATATTTCGTACAGGACAAGCAGCATGACAGCCACCCCGGGGTTCCTGGCGGTTTCGATCGTCGTGAGATAACATGGCAGGGAAAGAATGAAAGTAAAAGACTGCATAACGATGATCGAAGCGGATGGATGGTATCTGGTGGCGACCCGGGGCAGCCACCGGCAGTATAAGCATCCGTCAAAACCGGGCCGGATCACCATCGCCGGGCACCCGGCAGATGTTCTTGCTCCGGGAACACTAAACAGCGTTCTCAAACAAGCTGGACTAACATGAGGAGAAAAATGATGTATCGATTCCTTGTCATCGTCGAGCAGACCGACGGCAACTACTCGGCATACTCCCCGGACCTTCCGGGGTGCGTGGCGACCGGAGCGACCCGTGAGGAAGCAGAGGAGCGGATGCACGAGGCAATCGAGCTCCACATCGAGGGACTCAGGGAGGATGGACTCCCAATTCCACCGTCACGATCTTCAGTAGGAGTTACGCAGATCGCTCGCAAAAAAAACTAGAGCGCATACCTTGGGTGCCGAACATACTCCGTAATGGCGGATCTGATAATCTCCCACTTCGCCTGGTAGATGGTCACATCCTGCTGTTGCTGCACCGCCTCTAATCGAATATATGCGCGCAGTGAGCAGTTGATATGGTTGCGTTGTCCTGCCTCCTTGCGGATTTTGCAGTCCTCCACGCAACAGAGTTCTTTCAGTGCTCGATGATAGTTCTCGATTGACCAGGCAATTGCTTGCAGGTTCCTTCTGTCGGTCGCATCCATAGTGAGGCAATTCGTCGCCCAGTACCGGTCTTTCCCCGCTTTATTGACTGAATGGAACAGTTTGATGAATCCATATCTCTTCATATGGACCACCATCCCATCGTCCGGGATGGTCAGAGTGGCAACTGGTCGGTTTTCCGTATCATCCAGATTCACCATCCGGTTCTTTTTGACCCGGGAAAACCAACACCATCCTCGTCTATCGATGAATTTCAGATTCGCTGTACTGGCATACCAACTGTCAAACAACACGAAATATGGGCAGAATCCTCGATCTGTTGCCGTCTGCAGCATGGCGCGGAAATGGTCATTCTTGGTGAGATGATCGCCGTCTTTGTCGTAAATGCGGTAATCGATGGGGAACGTACTTACTCCATCGGTCCAGACCAGAGTGATCAGACCGATCCCTTTGATGACCTTATGCTGGTTGCCGCTCCACTGGAAATACGTCAAGGCGATCTTCTCGGAATAGACTTTGTCGATGACGGTATCGTCCAGAATGAACCAGCCATGGCGTTTCTCGACGAAGGGTTCAACCTCAGCCCACAACGTCTCCGGGGGTAAGGACTGTCTCGTGAGAAAGCGGTTGAACGCATCGTGAGTGATGACCAAACCATTGCCGGAAAAGCATTCGGCAGCTTTTACGCAAGAAACATCGCACTGAGCAGCGACAAGGAAATTGATGTAATCGCAGTCAGAGAGCGGCGGAGAGCGTACCACGAAGAATTATTTTGCTGTTATTATATATGGATCTTTTGGTCGAAACGTAGAAGTGCGTAACTCCTATTCAGCTATCTACGTAGCGGTCGGTAGAGGATAACCCCCTCCGGTCACCAACCTCATCTCCTGAATCACAATGGCTTCCTGGGGCGTGAGTGCCGGAAGTTTAGGCATGGGCTTCGACGGTGAGGGTGTATTTTCCAGTGGCGGATACAGTAGCAGAATGTCTTAGTCGCAAGCCCTCAAGGTCAGGAGCGCCTTGGCATCGGTATATTTCACATGCTTAAAGTAGTCCAGACAAAATAACTCAACTCATCACCCTGCTATTCATCTTGAACTGTCCAGGATGTGGAAAGGATGGATTACTTAGATCATGTTAGCCCAAAAGTATGTCTCACTCCCTATGAGGAGGGAATAACATCCCTTGAAATCGAGTCCCGCATCTGGG is a genomic window of Methanoculleus bourgensis MS2 containing:
- a CDS encoding type II toxin-antitoxin system HicB family antitoxin produces the protein MYRFLVIVEQTDGNYSAYSPDLPGCVATGATREEAEERMHEAIELHIEGLREDGLPIPPSRSSVGVTQIARKKN
- a CDS encoding MTAP family purine nucleoside phosphorylase, which produces MLGIIGGTSLLFADLPPLAKTTVATPFGKAEVHTGAFALLLRHQHNLPPHRINYRACLAALAILGVDTVVAFGSAGSLKPEIPPGSIVIPNDYLSVTDIPSVHECTIDHIRPELDADLVRTLGELVPEARMGGVYAQTRGPRIETVAEVKALARAADVVGMTVASEATLARELGMRFAAICTVDNYANGLGEETLTYEHILETSRANCRRTEKILTTIVERLA
- a CDS encoding type II toxin-antitoxin system HicA family toxin, translating into MKVKDCITMIEADGWYLVATRGSHRQYKHPSKPGRITIAGHPADVLAPGTLNSVLKQAGLT
- a CDS encoding bifunctional 5,6,7,8-tetrahydromethanopterin hydro-lyase/3-hexulose-6-phosphate synthase, with protein sequence MYLIGEALVGDGAELAHIDLILGNKEGAVGQAFANSLSQLSKGHTPLLAVIRPNLPTKPSTLVIPKVTLKKEYQVNQIFGPVQAAVAKAVADSVEEGVFEGIDIEDTVIMASVFVHPTAEDYNKIYRFNYGAMKLALRRALDRFPDIDTLMHEKDRAAHAVMGFKVQRLWNPPYLQVAMDLVDRNHMRRVLEELPQNDHLIIEAGTPLIKKFGLSIISEIREIRPNAFIVADLKTLDTGNLEARMTADAGADAVVVSGLAPISTIEKAITDTRKTGIYTVVDMLNVEDPAAVVEQLAVKPDVVELHRGIDVEDTDYAWGDIPAIKKAGGERLLVATAGGVRLPVVKDALHAGADILVVGRAITGSKNIKNAAEEFLLELNTEEIDQFRIMTDF
- a CDS encoding nicotinate phosphoribosyltransferase, which gives rise to MGRFQIVGEDAIRSGKCTDIYFERVAGVLEADDVNPHVTMEVTAAALPDPWGVFCGLDDVIRLLEGLPVDVDAMPEGSVFSRNEPVLRISGRYRDFAVYETAILGFLCHASGVASAAAHIRLAARDRPVFSFGSRRQHPAIAAMIERAAWIGGVDAASNTCAPEGIPLAGTMPHAFVMCYPQPEDAWRAFAREAGPEVPRIMLCDTLSDEKVEAVRAAECGATAVRLDTPRSRRGDMRAIIEEVRWELDVHGYSDVKIFLSGGLSREDVVAYRDVADAFGIGGAIANAPVIDFSLDIVEIEGRPYAKRGKRSGVKQVYATAGGGRVTLPLTAPAPEGATALLSPHVRQGAIVARPNMDDARERVLSRLSGLAREG
- a CDS encoding AMP-binding protein, which translates into the protein MVEGSYACGSSQKPLIGITIGEMLNRIAAAHPDSDALISIHQGIRWTYAEFLREVNTLARALMAIDVERGDRVAIWALNYAEWILVQFATAKIGAIMVNINPAYRTYEFEYALKQSEVQTLILQGRFKTSDYVGMFYESCPEAFEAKPGRINCDKFPFLKNVVFLGDIPYNGMYTWDDLLAKAALISPDELREREESLDFDDAVNIQYTSGTTGFPKGVVLTHHNILNNGAIIGDGMKFTHKDRLCIPVPFYHCFGMVLSNMACVTHGAAMILPSPVFNAEAVLRAVQDERCTALHGVPTMFIAELCHPDFSKYRLDTLRTGIMAGSPCPTEVMREVNREMHMSDIVIVYGQTETSPGVTMTTIDDPLELRVSTVGRPFPHTEIKIVDPNTKRIVPRGETGEICARGYCVMRCYYNNPNATRATIDENGWNHTGDLGVMDEEDYVKIVGRLKDMVIRGGENIYPREIEEFLHNHPKIADAYVIGVPDKKYGEELMAWIKTENGAELTEAAVKEFCRGRIAHFKIPRYVKFVDEFPMTVSGKIMKFKMREMAIEELGLETESKIETA
- a CDS encoding protease inhibitor I42 family protein, translating into MKHVFLLVCILILTLTVGVSGAPVQVTTDRSDQIAPAIDGDRIVWVDGRDGGADIYLYDIVGATETRITNGTAVALWPDISGNRIVWQDNRSGAPDIWLYDTATGNETRITDAPGGQVVPAIDGDTVVWLDNRAGPAGGIYAMNLTTRTAVRVSSGPVQGNPLIVSPDVSGGTIVWADGSGGNYTVFAVRDAAEPVALANDSALQGFPAVASDRVVWSEIRNGSASLVVHNLTTGEEERVWGRPPGMAVYPDIAGDLVVWQNATGQDTDDIYLLDLAAEKTLQVTDDDALQLLPRVSGSRVVWMDNRSGDWDIYLLTAGNATQYTFGMEQNGQNVTVPVKSEVVVNLAENPTTGYSWNATVSPGLTITKDRYLQNATAEGMLGAGGTHTWTLVPEASGVFTFSAVYRRPWENLTGTEERFDLTITAVNETV
- a CDS encoding YetF domain-containing protein, producing the protein MIIQDGRIIEESLRRELMTRDDLIERLRAKGIDGVDEVRVAYIESDGDISALPCRESDLRRIRQAAAAEEEMKNTVYPGRNRECGVGEI
- a CDS encoding amidohydrolase; the protein is MNDIFTARGSMLIAGVTVNGSTVDIAIDEEGMIAGIGKDARKTIDADIIIDGSDRVAIPGLVNTHTHAAMTLLRGYADDMPLAEWLSEKIWPLEAHLSGDDVYWGTKLACLEMIKSGTVAFNDMYFFMERAADAVDEMGLRATLAYGFIDLGMEEKRAAEIKATEALVAHVKARKNPRIQAAVGPHSVYTVSPEGLSWCAEFAEEQGIAVHVHLSETEKEVTDCVAEFGKRPAVHLDECGCLTPRTVAAHCCWLDEAECRLLGERGVSASHNPASNMKLAVNRAMPYHWLKASGANVCLGTDGCASNNSLDLLEEMKFAALLQKFAWNSQTLLPAGEAVAMATSAGARALGTGPGTLTAGAPADIVLLDARAACNIPLHNTDSNTVYACNGGAVMTVLCQGRVLMHERTVPGEEEIVREAAAAAQALVGRAREA
- a CDS encoding IS701 family transposase; amino-acid sequence: MVRSPPLSDCDYINFLVAAQCDVSCVKAAECFSGNGLVITHDAFNRFLTRQSLPPETLWAEVEPFVEKRHGWFILDDTVIDKVYSEKIALTYFQWSGNQHKVIKGIGLITLVWTDGVSTFPIDYRIYDKDGDHLTKNDHFRAMLQTATDRGFCPYFVLFDSWYASTANLKFIDRRGWCWFSRVKKNRMVNLDDTENRPVATLTIPDDGMVVHMKRYGFIKLFHSVNKAGKDRYWATNCLTMDATDRRNLQAIAWSIENYHRALKELCCVEDCKIRKEAGQRNHINCSLRAYIRLEAVQQQQDVTIYQAKWEIIRSAITEYVRHPRYAL